From a region of the Bacteroidales bacterium genome:
- the pfkA gene encoding 6-phosphofructokinase: protein MPNIKRIGVLTSGGDAPGMNAAIRAVVRTGIYNGLEVYGIYKGYQGLIQGLIEPMGSRSVSNIIQRGGTILKTARSEEFRTPEGRKKAYDNLVKHGIDAMIVIGGDGTFTGASIFQNEFNFPIVGLPGTIDNDLYGTDYTIGYDTAVNTVVEAVDKIRDTADSHDRLFIIEVMGRDAGFIALRSGIATGAEKILIPESPTYINELIEKLRKDYSNNKTSGIIIVSEGDDFGGAFEVAKVIKEQCPQYESRVTILGHVQRGGSPSAFDRVMASAMGFQAVLALKDGVRGVMVGSINRKVSYTPFEKAIKHHQTISMELLEIAEVLST, encoded by the coding sequence ATGCCTAACATCAAACGCATTGGCGTTCTCACTTCAGGTGGTGATGCTCCGGGGATGAACGCTGCTATTCGTGCCGTTGTCCGTACAGGGATTTATAACGGCCTGGAAGTTTACGGGATCTACAAAGGTTACCAGGGCTTGATTCAGGGATTGATCGAACCCATGGGCAGCCGTTCTGTTTCCAATATCATCCAGCGGGGCGGAACCATCCTCAAGACAGCCAGAAGCGAAGAGTTCCGCACACCGGAAGGCAGGAAGAAAGCATATGACAACCTGGTGAAACACGGAATCGATGCTATGATAGTCATCGGGGGCGATGGCACTTTTACAGGGGCCAGCATTTTCCAGAACGAGTTCAATTTCCCGATCGTTGGTCTCCCGGGAACAATAGATAACGACCTTTACGGCACCGATTACACCATCGGTTACGACACGGCCGTGAATACTGTTGTTGAAGCAGTGGATAAAATCCGCGACACAGCAGATTCCCATGACCGCTTGTTCATCATCGAGGTGATGGGCCGTGACGCGGGATTTATTGCCCTGCGCAGCGGTATCGCCACAGGCGCCGAGAAGATACTTATACCGGAAAGCCCCACCTATATTAATGAACTGATCGAGAAGCTCAGAAAAGATTATAGCAATAATAAAACATCCGGCATCATCATCGTGTCGGAAGGGGATGATTTCGGAGGAGCATTTGAAGTGGCCAAAGTCATCAAAGAGCAATGTCCGCAATACGAGAGCAGGGTGACTATCCTGGGCCACGTCCAGCGGGGCGGCTCACCTTCGGCTTTTGACCGTGTGATGGCCAGCGCCATGGGCTTCCAGGCCGTGCTCGCACTCAAAGACGGAGTTCGCGGGGTGATGGTGGGTTCGATCAACCGGAAAGTCAGCTATACACCATTTGAAAAGGCCATTAAACACCACCAGACAATCAGTATGGAATTGTTGGAAATTGCAGAAGTGCTTTCGACCTGA